A window from Culex pipiens pallens isolate TS chromosome 3, TS_CPP_V2, whole genome shotgun sequence encodes these proteins:
- the LOC120417397 gene encoding protein KIAA0100 isoform X2 produces MITLFWFLVIIVLIYLGITWFLPQCIGYVLKRKFNIKIRFGRIGLPFSLRDVNICKSGFSVQIDEICIRSSFFNSEVTKLLSINIRDIRVNKDINRRQQQPPSPTASQNQNAFGGSGPFGTGPGTAPGTPAGGGSDSSAATGRRILDFREKKVHPMILKFAQFMAVHINNVSIALLNNDHDPGWLLHATAKELHLDGSIMHSTKTMLVSAALCDAQAKILRHCPASTMGKKSAEKCQPCLGELSFGIALDSVLVAHGPISLEKLQMAMTNTKMVLHGGLYEFIKDAQSQKRRHQMFLRQNSVSLEQVPSVDGDGGDGSEAYLRIAPIIPKNFAIKIENTTVSAVRENSSNDFSVTLQTFTISGKFSNRNISDEFRLPMFYVGTQLQQLEIDTMQEKLLFLEQFSVDAKLEKNLVNVYSKLKSFRMIYHHKEIYGWISKNFFQSERMARQMNPKSLKLATAASASGVKSGGALEEFLKRVVITGCAELWNVTSVFKFGPQEVSSICCNHTKLLLDQFADTRSSVYENRLLNLVLEKRHWSAELMIESLWWSLNGSISHKDFGQSLKKSHIRGSPFYVGVSLIKLSSYGDATKLDFTIHTFRTEFSPGLAMYLVQAKQCLEQYRSSEFARRKSIQLPSEDMEDPPDMENCSPSKRPKPGLLINAKVTDVTAFFFNKYETCVLANLNELSLAKTPTINVIKLDQFHMEVLDFKNISGSEFASAELQNMFANFKVIRVEFTQHPRHPKLAIHFLEDTGAMWNANLHMHVVTLFGEIKELKEALKRKEMAQPPLELPEAPKVSSGSDRRSWVIDVYAEGSAEFAIKISDRHSMQIFSENLYISRKERWVISFENIFIKIDDQHIFTFKDVDSHQLAEMDVLRAERKHYENFRQASNKVWATSIGVVRIIFPYDHDFYGAIVNEFVSIYKWLKLIHGYKKKSFTQDSPLPSDMFIQIKEFLMEMSDDPFEVKLRDNYVLLLDEYNESVKRKELFDQKIAQLCAERLILPGGKLDELNANLIKKNSEIYIQRSKKLAETGPPRTRLIAWIMTDLEIMAMADPSVHGTENAVNMIREIDGESPWPEEGIEFVTLWCRAVNVSCSEWKFMLRDYPQPMFHVKAMHLFGHLAGAEMAPPRRAKRDVDIEIGDPFGTHTIQRSMTSIKFYHDFDWELDYLAYAFGPCWEPVMAQCNLMMEKISAPSRDPSPPLPFWDKMRLLMHGRLTIIAKQFTILLHASLDPYNTTEEMELTWNNCGIVYTNAKIMFKGDLNVFVRTASRYDDCRLLHLPNLRLTFKLNWICLANPNDHHAVIPCAPDKLPEYSSNQVHDSFRAFRSQNLNIWVSFEIKQTDVDVPNLVLYGSTLRWFESLKLILSGVTRPTRRGPVFNNVRPRKKQLSRHYRKANLQMSLHKFQIYYWMSHALNRGFQLNGGRITLSSEHTLTLSPIDDGLIHRPRADWAIMYMNCELNDAEIWLRTTTVSDRTDGSSESISNSNGDICRYYFLSVARVSYGREALLANGNEREKDTPTHKLVVYDLKGAWTKDNRDVAFALFDSFMKSQRLKNNLSTESLQSFRKEGNNTPLKSSRNSQDKGTAQHHSEGGAGGRGSQGHISKRQETSDGLVMLQQLISEADHKSVVFSDDLSAQTRQQQLKGLQACQDGDVLHYNWFISLVNSQVLLKGCETSGYVILSAAKAEILQRVHRPVWRDHTIVSKTTWVGSLECMQYYATVSAEDGDTREMAEIMWLTVDNIQERDREATVINEFPDLPHLVGSGQSVGGVVSETVGGTGESYPGGKSPIQLQRIVSRCKCEFFYVSYGDTSIDPGTISEVPPPPVEESLSPWENQDEPVDAFTLMHHDLDVCTNSLQYAMILDIVNNLLLYVEPQRKEASERLARMRFQLQLYSIEDQKRPIQHVQTEIRSLMSRIRCLEKDMHFITKARLEEGDNDELRLEYDEVHKIIREYKEMLTNKSDELDMMLSCYNETQLSASNRLATIRKDKPLTIVRANEICFKHAQWRLTEADGQIGIADLILSNFLYTKNSKSDDSVDHLLELGYIRINNLIPRDNYKEVLCPTEIQRDMPVDHKRVLRVFCREKPPVGGISVKEHFEINVVPITIAISKKFYNTMLKFCFPDRDASETEGNDELEDGASSSSASSLATKSSSKKSAPSSKGKKSSKDSNFYVKIQDDVEKMKERAEKNKLFIYIKIPEVPVRVSYKGNKEKNIEDITDLSLLIPTLEYHNVTWTWLDLLLAMKSDSRRVLLSQAIKQKLKLKKVLVDEQPSPQEEDKAKMLFGNRHAPENKSLRKGVFKFSKS; encoded by the exons ATGATAACGTTATTCTGGTTCCTGGTCATCATCGTGCTGATTTATTTGGGAATTACCTG GTTTCTCCCGCAATGCATCGGCTACGTCTTGAAGCGCAAGTTCAACATCAAAATTCGCTTCGGTCGGATTGGTTTACCGTTTTCCCTGCGGGATGTTAACATCTGCAAGAGTGGCTTCTCGGTG CAAATTGACGAAATCTGCATCCGGAGCAGTTTCTTCAACTCCGAGGTCACCAAGCTGCTGTCGATCAACATCCGCGACATTCGGGTGAACAAGGACATCAACCGCCGTCAGCAGCAGCCACCCTCTCCGACAGCCTCGCAAAACCAAAATGCCTTCGGTGGTAGCGGCCCGTTCGGGACGGGGCCGGGAACGGCCCCAGGCACGCCAGCCGGCGGCGGTTCGGACTCGTCCGCTGCGACCGGCCGTCGGATTCTGGACTTTCGCGAGAAGAAGGTCCACCCGATGATTCTGAAGTTTGCGCAGTTCATGGCGGTGCACATAAATAACGTTTCGATTGCGCTGCTGAACAATGACCACGATCCGGGCTGGTTGCTGCACGCGACCGCCAAGGAACTGCACCTGGACGGCAGCATTATGCACAGCACGAAGACGATGCTGGTTTCGGCGGCACTTTGCGATGCGCAGGCGAAGATCTTGCGACACTGTCCGGCTTCGACGATGGGGAAGAAGTCGGCGGAAAAGTGTCAACCGTGTTTGGGGGAGCTGAGCTTCGGGATTGCCCTGGATAGCGTGTTGGTGGCACATGGGCCGATCTCGCTGGAGAAGCTCCAGATGGCGATGACCAACACGAAGATGGTGCTGCACGGGGGTTTGTACGAGTTTATCAAGGATGCCCAGAGTCAGAAGCGACGCCATCAGATGTTTTTACGCCAGAATAGTGTGAGTTTGGAGCAGGTTCCCAGTGTGGACGGGGATGGTGGAGATGGAAGCGAAGCGTACCTCAGGATTGCTCCGATTATTCCGAAGAATTTCGCGATTAAAATCGAGAACACAACCGTATCGGCGGTGCGCGAGAACAGTTCGAACGACTTTTCGGTGACACTGCAGACGTTCACGATCTCCGGTAAGTTTAGCAATCGGAACATTTCCGACGAATTTCGACTGCCGATGTTTTACGTTGGGACGCAGCTGCAGCAGCTGGAGATTGACACCATGCAGGAGAAGCTGCTGTTTTTGGAGCAGTTTAGCGTCGATGCCAAGCTCGAGAAGAACCTGGTTAACGTTTACTCGAAGCTCAAGTCGTTCCGGATGATCTACCACCACAAGGAGATTTACGGGTGGATCAGTAAAAACTTCTTCCAAAGTGAGCGCATGGCACGGCAGATGAATCCGAAGAGTTTGAAGCTGGCCACGGCGGCTAGCGCGAGCGGGGTTAAAAGCGGTGGCGCGTTGGAAGAGTTTCTAAAGCGAGTGGTCATCACCGGATGTGCCGAGTTGTGGAACGTTACTTCGGTGTTCAAATTTGGACCGCAGGAAGTGTCCTCGATCTGTTGCAATCACACGAAACTTTTGCTGGACCAATTCGCTGACACTCGGAGCAGCGTGTACGAGAATCGGCTGTTGAATTTGGTCCTCGAGAAACGCCACTGGAGTGCGGAGTTGATGATCGAGTCGCTGTGGTGGTCCCTGAACGGCAGCATTTCCCACAaagactttggtcagagtttgaAGAAGAGCCACATCCGTGGAAGCCCGTTTTACGTCGGGGTAAGTTTGATCAAGCTGAGCAGCTATGGCGATGCGACCAAGTTGGATTTCACGATACACACCTTCCGGACGGAGTTTAGTCCCGGTTTGGCGATGTACCTCGTGCAGGCGAAGCAATGTCTGGAGCAGTACCGATCGTCGGAATTCGCTAGGCGGAAGTCAATCCAGCTACCTTCGGAAGACATGGAAGATCCGCCGGACATGGAGAACTGTTCTCCATCGAAACGACCAAAGCCCGGGCTGTTGATCAACGCCAAGGTCACGGACGTGACGGCATTCTTCTTCAACAAGTACGAAACGTGCGTGCTGGCCAACTTGAACGAACTGTCCCTGGCCAAGACGCCCACCATCAACGTGATCAAGCTGGATCAGTTCCACATGGAGGTGCTAGACTTTAAGAACATTTCCGGCTCGGAGTTTGCCTCCGCTGAGCTGCAGAACATGTTTGCCAACTTCAAGGTAATTCGGGTGGAGTTTACCCAACATCCGAGGCACCCCAAGCTGGCCATCCACTTCCTGGAGGACACCGGCGCGATGTGGAACGCGAACCTGCACATGCACGTGGTCACGCTGTTTGGAGAGATCAAGGAACTCAAGGAGGCGCTTAAGCGAAAGGAGATGGCACAACCCCCACTTGAGCTGCCGGAAGCTCCCAAGGTTTCGTCGGGAAGTGATCGCCGATCGTGGGTCATCGACGTGTACGCCGAAGGAAGTGCGGAGTTTGCGATCAAGATCAGCGATCGCCACTCGATGCAGATCTTCAGCGAGAATCTGTACATTAGCCGGAAGGAGCGATGGGTTATTTCGTTCGAGAACATCTTCATCAAGATTGACGATCAGCACATTTTTACCTTCAAGGACGTGGACAGTCACCAGCTGGCGGAGATGGACGTGCTGAGGGCGGAGAGGAAGCACTACGAGAATTTCCGGCAGGCGAGCAACAAAGTTTGGGCTACCTCGATCGGGGTGGTGAGGATCATCTTTCCGTACGATCACGACTTTTACGGTGCGATCGTGAACGAGTTTGTGTCGATCTACAAGTGGTTGAAGCTGATTCATGGATACAAAAAGAAGTCATTCACGCAGGATTCGCCACTGCCGAGTGACATGTTTATCCAGATCAAAGAGTTCCTGATGGAGATGAGTGACGATCCGTTTGAGGTGAAACTTCGCGACAACTATGTTCTGCTGTTGGACGAGTACAACGAATCTGTGAAGCGGAAGGAGTTgtttgatcagaaaattgcGCAGCTTTGCGCGGAACGGCTGATCTTGCCAGGTGGGAAACTGGACGAGTTGAACGCGAACTTGATCAAGAAAAACTCGGAGATTTACATTCAACGGTCGAAGAAGCTGGCCGAAACGGGTCCACCTCGGACGCGACTGATCGCTTGGATCATGACCGATCTGGAGATTATGGCGATGGCCGATCCGTCCGTTCACGGGACGGAAAATGCCGTCAACATGATACGGGAGATTGACGGGGAGAGTCCTTGGCCGGAGGAAGGGATTGAGTTTGTGACGCTGTGGTGTCGAGCGGTGAATGTGAGCTGTAGCGAGTGGAAGTTTATGCTCAGGGATTATCCACAGCCGATGTTCCACGTGAAGGCGATGCACCTGTTTGGACATTTGGCCGGTGCGGAGATGGCACCACCGAGACGGGCTAAGCGGGATGTGGATATTGAAATTGGAGATCCCTTTGGGACGCACACGATCCAGCGGAGTATGACCTCGATCAAGTTCTACCATGACTTTGACTGGGAGTTGGATTACTTGGCGTACGCGTTTGGTCCCTGCTGGGAACCGGTCATGGCTCAGTGCAATCTGATGATGGAAAAGATCTCCGCTCCGTCCAGAGATCCCAGTCCTCCgctacccttctgggacaagaTGCGATTGTTGATGCATGGTCGACTTACGATCATAGCGAAGCAGTTCACAATCCTGCTGCATGCCTCGCTCGATCCGTACAACACCACGGAAGAAATGGAACTGACCTGGAACAACTGTGGCATCGTCTACACCAACGCCAAGATTATGTTCAAAGGAGACCTGAACGTGTTCGTACGAACTGCTTCCCGGTACGACGATTGTCGGCTCCTCCATCTCCCGAACCTCCGGCTAACCTTCAAACTAAACTGGATCTGCCTGGCAAACCCCAACGACCATCACGCCGTAATCCCCTGCGCCCCGGACAAACTCCCGGAATACTCCAGCAACCAGGTGCACGACTCCTTCCGGGCGTTCCGCTCGCAAAACCTCAACATCTGGGTCTCGTTCGAGATCAAGCAAACCGATGTGGACGTGCCAAACCTGGTCCTGTACGGCAGCACACTCCGCTGGTTCGAGAGCCTCAAGCTGATCCTGTCCGGCGTGACTCGGCCAACGCGTCGCGGGCCCGTGTTCAACAACGTCCGACCGCGCAAGAAGCAACTGAGTCGGCACTACCGCAAGGCGAACCTGCAGATGAGTCTGCACAAGTTCCAGATTTACTACTGGATGTCGCACGCGCTAAATCGGGGCTTCCAGCTGAACGGAGGCCGGATTACGCTCAGCTCGGAGCACACGCTGACGCTTTCGCCGATCGACGACGGGTTGATTCACCGACCGCGCGCCGATTGGGCCATCATGTACATGAACTGCGAGCTGAACGATGCGGAGATTTGGCTGCGCACGACGACGGTGAGCGATCGGACGGACGGGAGCTCGGAGAGCATCTCCAACTCGAACGGGGACATTTGTCG CTACTACTTCCTGAGTGTGGCCCGCGTGTCGTACGGCCGGGAGGCACTTCTGGCAAATGGGAACGAGCGCGAAAAGGACACGCCCACGCACAAGCTGGTCGTGTACGACCTGAAGGGCGCGTGGACCAAGGACAACCGGGACGTGGCGTTCGCGTTGTTCGATTCGTTCATGAAGAGTCAACGGTTGAAGAACAACCTGTCGACGGAATCGCTGCAGAGTTTCCGCAAGGAGGGCAACAATACGCCGCTGAAGTCGTCCCGGAACAGTCAGGACAAGGGAACGGCGCAGCATCACTCGGAGGGTGGAGCGGGAGGACGGGGCAGTCAGGGTCACATCAGCAAGAGGCAGGAGACTTCGGATGGGCTTGTGATGCTGCAGCAGTTGATTTCGGAGGCGGATCACAAGTCGGTGGTGTTTAGTGACGACTTGTCGGCGCAGACGAGGCAGCAGCAGTTGAAGGGACTGCAGGCTTGCCAGGATGGGGACGTGTTGCACTACAATTGGTTCATTTCGTTGGTGAACTCTCAGGTGCTGCTGAAGGGTTGTGAAACTTCGGGGTATGTGATATTGAGTGCAGCCAAGGCGGAGATTCTGCAGCGGGTGCATCGACCTGTTTGGCGGGATCACACGATCGTTTCGAAGACGACCTGGGTGGGATCGCTGGAGTGCATGCAGTACTACGCGACGGTCAGTGCGGAGGACGGGGACACGCGGGAAATGGCTGAAATCATGTGGCTGACGGTGGACAACATTCAGGAGCGCGATAGGGAAGCGACTGTGATAAACGAGTTTCCGGACTTGCCACATCTGGTGGGGAGCGGACAGAGCGTTGGCGGTGTTGTATCGGAGACGGTGGGTGGCACCGGGGAGAGTTATCCCGGAGGGAAGTCACCGATTCAGCTGCAGCGGATCGTTTCGCGCTGTAAGTGTGAGTTCTTCTATGTGAGCTATGGCGATACCAGTATTGATCCGGGAACTATCAGCGAAGTTCCGCCTCCACCGGTGGAGGAGAGCTTGAGTCCCTGGGAGAATCAGGACGAACCGGTAGACGCCTTCACGTTGATGCACCACGATCTGGACGTGTGCACCAACTCACTGCAGTACGCCATGATCTTGGACATTGTGAACAACTTACTCTTGTACGTGGAACCACAAAGGAAGGAAGCTTCAGAGAGACTGGCGAGGATGCGATTCCAACTGCAACTGTACAGCATTGAGGATCAGAAACGGCCCATTCAGCACGTCCAGACGGAGATCAGAAGCTTAATGTCGCGGATTCGTTGCTTGGAAAAGGACATGCATTTCATCACGAAAGCTCGATTGGAAGAAGGTGACAACGATGAGTTGCGGCTCGAGTATGATGAAGTCCACAAAATTATCCGCGAGTACAAGGAAATGCTGACGAACAAGAGTGACGAGCTGGACATGATGCTCTCTTGCTACAACGAAACTCAGCTGTCTGCTTCGAATCGCCTAGCCACCATCCGGAAGGACAAACCTCTGACGATCGTGCGTGCTAACGAAATCTGCTTCAAACATGCCCAGTGGAGGCTGACCGAAGCGGATGGTCAGATCGGCATTGCAGATCTTATCCTGAGCAACTTTTTGTACACCAAAAACTCCAAGAGTGACGACTCCGTCGATCACCTGCTCGAACTAGGATACATCCGGATCAACAATCTAATACCTCGCGACAACTACAAAGAAGTACTCTGCCCAACGGAAATCCAACGCGACATGCCGGTCGACCACAAGCGCGTCCTGCGGGTATTCTGTCGCGAGAAGCCTCCCGTCGGTGGCATCAGCGTCAAGGAACACTTCGAGATCAACGTGGTCCCGATCACGATCGCGATCTCGAAAAAGTTCTACAACACAATGCTCAAGTTCTGCTTCCCCGATCGCGACGCGTCCGAAACGGAGGGGAACGACGAACTCGAGGACGGGGCCAGCTCCAGCTCGGCCTCCTCGCTGGCCACCAAATCGTCCTCCAAGAAGAGCGCTCCCTCCTCCAAGGGCAAGAAAAGCTCCAAGGACAGCAACTTCTACGTCAAGATCCAGGACGACGTGGAAAAGATGAAAGAACGCGCCGAAAAGAACAAACTGTTCATCTACATCAAAATCCCGGAGGTGCCGGTGCGCGTCAGCTACAAGGGCAACAAGGAGAAGAACATCGAGGACATCACCGACCTGTCGCTGCTGATTCCGACGCTCGAGTACCACAACGTGACTTGGACCTGGCTGGATCTGCTGCTGGCGATGAAGTCCGACAGCCGGCGGGTGCTGTTGTCTCAG GCCATCAAGCAAAAGCTGAAGCTGAAAAAGGTGCTAGTCGACGAGCAACCGTCTCCTCAGGAAGAAGACAAAGCGAAGATGCTGTTCGGGAACAGGCATGCG cccGAGAACAAAAGCTTGCGCAAGGGTGTGTTCAAGTTTTCCAAATCTTAA